Genomic window (Syntrophorhabdales bacterium):
ACCAGTTCCACGATGTCAGGCTCTACCAGATCTTTCTTGGTGATCGCTACAATCCCCCTCTTGATGCCGAGCAGCTCGCAGATATCCAGGTGCTCCCTCGTCTGCGGCATGACCGATTCGTCTGCTGCAATTACGAAGAGCACCATGTCGATGCCCCAGGCTCCTGCCACCATATGCTTTACAAAACGTTCGTGGCCGGGAACATCGACGATGCCTGCCAGAAGATCATCCCCGAATCTGTAATGCGCAAAACCGAGCTCTATGGTTATGCCCCGTTCTTTTTCTTCTTTGAGCCTGTCGCAGTCAATGCCGGTGAGTGCTTTTACCAGGGCGGTCTTGCCGTGGTCGATATGGCCTGCGGTGCCAATGACGATCTGCTTCATAACGTGAATATAGCAGGTTAAGGGCGGCGGCGTCAAAAGTCCATTATGCCAGGTTGCCCTTTGCGCCTACCTTCGTTTCCCACTCCGACGATATGTTTGAGCCGGGTACCCGCGCGCTGCCTTGCCGCACCGGAGGGGGGTTCTCTTGACGAGTTACTTGATTGAGAGTAACTCCACCTCGTAGATTAATGTGGCGTTGGGCCCTATGGCCGGGGGCGCTCCTTGTTCGCCGTAAGCGAGACGAGCTGGTATGAAAAGTTGCCATTTCGCACCCACGCTCATCATTTGGAGAGCCTCTACCCAACCCTTGATCACGCGGTTAACCTGAAAGACGAATGGTTGTCCACGGCGGTAGGAGCTGTCAAACTCAGTGCCGTTAATAAAGGTTCCGCGATAATTCACCGTAACAGTATCCGTTGCCCTCGGGGTGCGGCCTGTGCCCGCTCTAAGGACCCTGTATTGCAACCCGCTCGGCAGGGTTCTCACCCCTTCCTTTTTCATGTTCTGTGCAAGAAATGCCTCCCCCTCCTTCCTGTTCCTTTCGGCATCCTGCTTCATCATCTCAGTGCCTTTGGCTTCCATTGTCCTGCCGACGCCAGTCATTGTTTCAGACATTTGCTGGTCACTGAGAAGAAGCTTCCCGCCTGAATAGGCATCCCGGAAGCCCCTTGCCACAAGATCAGGATCCACTTCCATACCGAAGCGCCTCATATCACTCCCCATCTGAGCGCCTATGGCATAACTTCTCTGCTCTTTCTCTGTCCTGAGGGCCTGATCGTCCGCTCCATAGGCTATTCCCGTTATAAGCAGCGCTACGACGAGTGCGAGCGCACCTGTGCAAGATTTCATAGAAGACCTCCTCTTGTTTTCTGATAATCTAACGCCGGTAAGCTTGAAAAACAATGGTCAGGAAACAAAGTCCGGCTAACGTACGGGGCCAGCGAGC
Coding sequences:
- a CDS encoding FKBP-type peptidyl-prolyl cis-trans isomerase; amino-acid sequence: MKSCTGALALVVALLITGIAYGADDQALRTEKEQRSYAIGAQMGSDMRRFGMEVDPDLVARGFRDAYSGGKLLLSDQQMSETMTGVGRTMEAKGTEMMKQDAERNRKEGEAFLAQNMKKEGVRTLPSGLQYRVLRAGTGRTPRATDTVTVNYRGTFINGTEFDSSYRRGQPFVFQVNRVIKGWVEALQMMSVGAKWQLFIPARLAYGEQGAPPAIGPNATLIYEVELLSIK